The Coffea arabica cultivar ET-39 chromosome 2c, Coffea Arabica ET-39 HiFi, whole genome shotgun sequence genome includes the window GATGCTTTTCCTCCTATACCGACTCATTTGAGAGCACCAGTGACTCCATCTCAAGCTTCAACATCTGGTGATGGTTCTTTTGGTGGATCCTTACAGAATGGTTTTCCTGGGTTCAATACCAGGAACAGTTTAGGATCTGGTCATCAACAAATACATCCCTGCAATGGTAGATCCAATATTGGGTCTGATGCAAATCTGTCTCTTCATCAATGTAGAGAGGTGAGCCCACGTAATGTTGGAAAGGAACAAGTGCAATCAATGGTTAAAAGTCATTTAAAAAGCTTATCTCGAGAATTGGAGTTAGGTATGTTTAGTTTGAAATCATCCGCTTTTAACTGCATATGGCAGAAGTGCGCTTTAAAATTCTAAATAATATGCAATAGACTAGAAGGGTTCTTCATGTTCTAATATAACATTTATTACTGAGCTCTTGCAGTCAGTTAAATGATAGATGCATTTTGCCTATCTTGAGTCTTGAGTTACAACAACCAACGCTTATCATTTTTGCAAACACGCGTTTTAAAAGCTAACTGGCCATCTTGGCATACTCATGTTAGAAGTATCCTCTTTGTTTTCCTGATTCTTGTCCTCCATCAGAACATTTAGGTGCCTTCTTTCCAATAGAAAAGTTTAATATGCAGCAACACTTGGTTACATTGAAAATGCCCTTCTCCTGTGAATTTTAATCATATTGTTTTTTCTAGTCCTGAAGTGGTCAAGCATAAGACAATTTTCTAGTGCCTAGAAGTGCGTCTTCCAATCATTTAATGGTTTAAAGAAGTTTTGTTCCTCTATTCCCGTTTCCCTTCCTTGATCTCTTTCTTCAAGTTTAAGATAACGGCAAAGCTGAAAAATGTTATCATACGTTGCTGCAGACTACAGTACCTTCAAGGATGTTGCAAGGAGCTCTACACACACCATTTTAGCTGCATGTGGGCTTGAGCACCGCTTGAATGAAGTCTACCCTATGCAAGCACTCTTAATCTGCTCACATGCAGAGCAAAAGGCAGGTGGACAGTCAAGTCCTTCTAAAGATCACTGCTCATCTTGTTTTGATTTGCTTGTGAGGAATGTGGTGAGAGAGAGAATGAGCACCAGAGTTGCACTCTCCTCCAAGGGCTCGATTCAGTTAGGTTGATATTGCTTGGCTTACCATTCTTTCTGTCCATCCATTGACCCCATTGGGCAACTCGTTTTTATAGATTTTTTCTACTTAGGCTGTTGATAATGGAAAGAATTATAGAAGAATGGGTCGTCTCCTTGTCAATCATTGACTTTTGGGGGGCAATAATTAGTCATTGTTGTCTATACAGGAGACATTTTTTAGTCGCCATTTCTCGAGAAATTGCGAGCTTTCCCACTATCAATTTAAAGATTTGTATTCTTTGACAAACTTGATGATTTTGTGACTGTGGGACAGTCTATTTCCACTGTCTTTCATGTAAAATTGTTGAATTTTTCTTAAGCATCCCTTAACCGTTCATTTCTTTATTATTGTAGATAGCAGCAAATTATTTCAATTGTTAACTTCTTTCTTCCAGAAAGTTAGCAGCCTGTATCGACAATGGATGGAGTAGTCTCAAGTCTCAATTAGCCATGTTGTTTAGCATGAGAGTTGACATTATGATTGTGCAGTTTAAAATTCCAAAAAAGCCTCAAACTCGAGACAGACTGGATCACTGAACTGAAGCTCATTGGTTCACTAAAATAGTTTGTCATGAGGTTTAGTAGCCTGTGAAAATGGTTAGGAGGTGTGCAACCGTGCACGATATTGTACTACTGGCACAAAATTACCAATTATTGAGGCCCCATGTCTTTTCTTGTGAATGAAATCCCTTTTAAGCAAacctgcttttttttttaacccgtgaaaacccttttttgtgttttattttattttaaaggcGTTTGTTTCTGTTGATTGAATTTGTTTCAGTCGCAAACATCAAACCTCAGTTAATGACAGATGCAAGTGTTCATTGATGGAAGGGGTTGTGAAATCCTTTTGAGTTTTAAGGGCGTTGTTTATCTTAATTGAACTTGTCTATGGTTGTCAGTGGCAAACATCAAACCTTTCAGATCAGATGGTGGCTAATGCAAGTGTTCATTCAGTCAAGGGGCTGCTGTCCGGTGATTGCCTGTGGCAACTGTCAACAGCAATTGATGGCTCCAATTAAGCCAAGTTTGATGTTCCCCAATCTTATCTAGGCCGTGCGAACTCTTCATGTAtgcatgtatatatgtgtgcgcGCGCGCTTGTGTGTACAAATATATGTATCTATGTGTGTGTAAATAGATGGCCTATATGAGTCGTGAACAGCCTGTTGAGGCCCCAAATCCAAAAGATCAGTCATCATGTTGTTTATGTAGTAATATGGACAAGAAATGTTCGATGGAGAAGATATCAAACCTCCAGAACAAGAAATGTAATGGCAAGAATCAAATGAAACTACTCTGGATTGATGGCCATAAGTGAGGTGTAAGTAGATGGCCTAGATTGTGAACAGCCTGTTGAGGCCCCAAATCCAAAAGATCAGTCATCATGTTGTTTATGTTATGATATGGACAAGAAATGTTCGATGGAGAAGATATCAAACCTCCTGAACAAGAAATGTAATGGCAAGAATCAAATGAAACTCCGTATTGATGGCCATAAGTGAGGTGTTAACCTCACCATAAAGCTCATTTCTGTAACATACCAGTTTTACAATACAGTATCATCCGACTTAGTAATACCAGTATGAAGGTTTTCCATCAGTAGACGACCTTCTATGCTTGATTGGCAGTCAAATAAAAGATCACCTCCATGAAAATGAGATGAGCAAAGAAGAAATCAAAACACAGATCAGAAACTCATACAGGCACTACCAGTAGGTTTATTCATCATCTTTATCAAAAGTATAAACTGCACTTGAAGAAAGATGATACACGAGTTCCTTTGTTTTCCTGCCTACATAACTAAATTCTACAGGCAACATAAATTACATTTATTACTACAGATTATTTCAATCTTAGCTTATCCATACACTGGCATAAGCGCTAGAGACAAACCACTGATCAAGCGGTTTCTCTGGTAAACTTATCTCTCTGACCGAAGCATCCCCCACTGGAACTTCATAAGTTATCATCAAGAATTGTAGACAAGAGTAGTCCTTGGACAAACTGAGACCTCTTCGTCTTCTCCTCTTGATCTTTAATAGACAAAGGAGGTTGTTGGGCTTTTCTGCAAACAGAGCATCCAATACAGATTCTGAGATGGCTTGTTATACAATGTTCAACTAAGAATAGTAAAGCAAGCTGCTCAAATCAATTCACAGTAACCCTTCTTTCAAGTTCTTAAAGAGTTAACAACCGTATTATGTGACACCAAATAGTATAATAGCTAAATAAATAAACGGAAACAAATGAAAGGATGAAACACCTCTTTCATGCTCGCACTGAACAGACTGAAATTTCTTCTTGCAGCATTATGAGGTGCAGAGAAGAGAGCTTACACTAAAACTTGAAGCTACTATAACACTCAACACATTCTCTTTATCAGattgttttgataaaaaatgCATAATTTTAAAACTGTCACTCGTAGAAATAGGCAATTTTTTCACTTAtagaagaaaagatttggaaacAAAAATCTAATGTTTGTTCATTTAGGAGTTATAAGATGGAGATAAGCCAAAGCATGGAGAGATCCTAAAACTCACATTCACAGGCAGAAAGCAAAAAATACACTGGCCTAGGCGGAATAGAATTCACTATTTAAAGACTACGCTGGTAAACTATTTAAGTTGTATCAGAAATGTTAACTTTCTAACAGGTGAAAAGACAAATTAGTGGATCTTTTTTGCCCCCCGGGGCGGGGGGGGTTAGGTGGGGACCAGCCCCTCCCAGCCCTCCTCTGGGTCTAAACGCCCAGCTTTCTTACCGGTTTTTTCTGCACGCTTCAATGATAAGAAAGTAGATTTAGCACTAAAACTATTTGCAGGGCCACTTTGCCCATCAAACAAACATCAGGAATTACCTATTTCTGTGTGATGATGAATAATAAGCCTGAAAAACCCCACACTGCAATACATGTTTACCTCTTTTCTCCTCATAGCTTCCTaccaaaagaaaataacaatataatgtTTAATTCTCTCCTAACTAAAGTgtgatttatttttctttttctttcgcaATCCCCAACCCGGGTGTAAAGAAGGAGAAAGAAATACATCACTCAAGGCCCTGCAAATCTCTTATATATCATACAGCTAGTACAACACTGAATAGGCTCAGCATTTGAACGAAAGATTATCCACCAAGGGGTGAATTTAGTTGTCCTTTAAGACTGCTCCTAAAAGGAAAAAGCATATGTTTGTGGTCCTTGAGATAACCCAGTATTTGAGGTATCTAGGACCAGATTGCCCAAAGAGTTTCCTTTCGCATTCATCTTTTACAAAAAGGCTATTCACAGTCTTCCAGTAAAGATGGCACTTCAGATATCATATGATGAGATTGCACAAGCATTCCTTCTCTCAGTTCAGGTGACTACCTAAGCAAACCCCCTTTAGACCAGAATTATGTGATCCAGACACAAACTACTGAGTTTAAATTCAAAAACACTGTAAACCAGTTCTAACATGTCCTGTTTGTCATAACTAAGTTCCTACTCTCTCCAATTGCGTCTGTTTACAATCTATACAGCATGATTTTTGGTTTTAGCTCTTGGTGCTCAATCAATATTTATCAGAACAACGGTTAAAAAAAGGCAGTTGAAACTGTTGTAACTTACAAAGTAATGAGCTTAGCCACCATGGCTTCAAGCTTGTTTCAAAATCAAATGCATGATACAAGGATGGCTGAAGTAAACACAAAATGATAGGATGAAAGTTTTCCGAATCTGTTTGGAAAGGAATACAAGCAAACTGAAGCACTGATAAATCAGTGAAGGGAGAATGGGTAAGATAGAGGCAGGAAAAAAATGCCAAATATTCATATCCTTGCAACAACGAGCTGCAATATGAATATCCAACTCTAAATGCTGCCGGCCTCCAAACACCGACATGATTGCAGCAGCTGAGGAATTTACCTATTTCTGTATGTTGATGGAACTAATTGAACCCAAGTTTCAGAGGTCTTGTGCGTCGGGATGACTTGATCATTCCTACAGTGcagtgtaaaaaaaaattcctctaATTCAATCTAAAGTATAATTTGATGTTTAACGTATGCCCACCTACTTCTTTAGGTTTCTGCCCAACTGTTACTGTATGCGCAATACACACCGATCAACTATGTAGAAAAGCCAAAGGGCCAACAAACAGTTCTAGATCTTGTTTGCGATCTCAAATGAAGTAATGTCTGCTAAAAATTTCATGCCCGGAAAAGATGTCATTTCTGGTTATAATAAAAACAGCTAATAACTAATTTTTCTTGTTACTGACAAGATTTGTAGTTGCAACTAACATCAACTCTTCTGAGTTCCCAAAATTCAGTTTGGCAACCTTGGGATAAAGACTTCAACCATGCATTCCCACTCAATGGAAACAAGCAAAACACAAAAGGGGGCCCAAAAAAAAACTCACAAGGAAATTGGAAGGAGATGCAATCCTTTCACAAACAAATAACTAAATTGCAAACGAATCAAAAAAAAGCTTAAAGAGGTGATACTGCAAAAAAAGGAAGCCTTCTGATAGAAAAAATGTACACTAAGACTATTTAAAATGAATGAACACACTAGCCGGACAACCAtgacaaacaaaaaaagaaaacactAGCCCTATTAAAAATACCCTCCCACCAAAAACCTCTTATTAAAGGAATTTTTCGAGCTGAGAGTTGAAGaagataataaataaaaaacattGAGTAACGTCCAGGTCCGGCATACTGACAGAATTTACCAAATGATCAGCAATGAGAATGAGATGGAAATCAAAGCAATTATAAGCAATCAAAATCTAAAGTTCAGAACTTCCTTTGAAGCATATATGGAGAAAGTTTAGTTCAATTAGACCAATAAACAGCTAAAAGCCTAGTGCCTAAGTTTTTACAGGTCTGAATCCATTTGCTCAAGTGATTTGTCCCCATATTCATGGTTTGGATTTGAAGCAGGACTTTTCAGTATTCATACATTGCCAACAAACTGGTATATAAATTGCTTAAAAATGCAAGCAATACCTTTCTGCGGCAACTTCACTGCTGCTTTTCTTGACAGTAACTGTATCAGTAGAAGAATGTGATTGGTGGCTTCCATAATCTTCAGCCATTGGCAGAATAAATGATGACAACAACGGGTCAGGAGCAGCACTGTTTGAAGAAACTATACATGAAGATCCCCCAAAAAGAGACTGCAAATTTCCTTCTCTCAGCTCCCTCCTCAACATAGAAAGTGTTGAATGTGAGCCACCTTTACGTGATTTCCTCTTGCGCTGCATGTAATCTACGGTCAAGGAGCCCATTGTAGACAAGTAAATCCTCATCATGATAAAAAACTTAATATACAAAAAAGGGAAACCAGTATTATTTCCTTCAGTTGTCAAAGCCAAGTTGTTAAGCTCAAAAAGGCAAGATATTTGAGTTTTCATAATAAAGCAAGTGTATTTAGAGAATTCAAAAGAACAACCGGATACCCTCAAGGCCAAAATGTATAATCAACCTGCAAATGTATCACAACCTGTCTAAAATACAACAAAGAAAGGGGAGTCTTGTAGAAGAATCAAGAGAATTTTTCAGTTAGAAAAGCCCATAGCATGCAGCATGCATGACAAATTTTTAAGCACCAAAAAGAATATTgattaaactaaaaaaaaaaacaaagaaacatggACTTAAAAAGAAAGGATATCTTGAAGATGTTCCCATGTTGCAAAGTTATGTGCGCAACCATGTCAACCCCCACCCTCATTGCACAAACCGGACAAACCTGCACGGACACGAAAATATCAATTAGCAAGATGTCATATATAAGGCATTCTTCACCAAAGTTTAATCATAAAAAGAAACTGAGGCTGTGTCACTGAGCAAGTAAATATGCGCAAGCATGATGTTAGATTGTCTGAGTTCTTACAGCTCTAAAATGATTGTCAATTCATTTATCAAGTAAAATTGCCTCATTGTAATTGTAGTCTATTTGAAAGGAAATAGGGTGATTTCTTTTCCAAAGTTGGTTAACAGTAGTCCAAATgcataaaaaacaggactagATAGCAATATAAGCAAATGACTCTATGAATATGAGCACTAACATAACAGGACAAACCACGCAACCTTATCAGTTGTTATAATATTTATACGCAATTGATACACTGCAATTTAGAGATGAAAGGACTCAAATGAGAAGTATTAGTACTGAATGGACTGTAAAACGATGGTGGGGATAGCGGACCAAAAGATATGGAACTTGGGTGTCGATCTGTTGTCGAAATAGAAtggcttttctttttatttttttaacggtGGAATCATTATAGATAGTATGCCCCCAGTCCCATCAAccgattttttttgttttacgcCAACCCCATAAAGGGAAATAAGCACAAAGAAAGAACAATAGGCCAGACCAGCCTACGAAAATGAAATGGTTCCTGTGTAACCAGTCATCCataatctcaaataaatcattttcctatACCTATGGGATAGGTATAGTAGAAAAGGCAAAACTAAAGATTTCAAAAGCCCCATCGAAGACCTAGGATTTGTTGAAGATtaagggaaaggaaaagaaattgaaaCGTGAAATCTTTTTCTGAAACTTCTGAAATTACAATCAAACTTGACaaagtacaattgaaaattgCAAAGCCAAAAGGCAATAAAGATACTTATCCATATTCATACCTTAGAAATGAtacttattattttttcttagtAATTCAAGTTTCAGTCTTATTTtctttaatattaaaaaaacgTCAAAATTACTGAAACTGGCTAGCAAGCATACTCCAAAActgcaataaaaatttttaacctTTTCTTTAAAATCTAATCTTTAGACATCCATATATGGGAAAAGAGCTCCTAACAGTTGCAATACAGTCTAGGTAACATATaccagaaaaaaagaaaagaaaaagtgatcAAAGACAGATACCCACCCCATTCCTGGCCTCTATAGGATGCTCATCATCAATATGGCAGCAGAGTCCGACAATATCAAAATACTCTGAACAGAAAGGGCATGGATATTCTTCCCTGATATCATCATCTGCAACCTCAATTTCCTCGAACCCCATCAATAATTCTGCATCAAAACCATCCCACTTTGTCCCACCTATCCACAactcagaaaaaagaaaaaatccatCATCAAAATCCAAACTTTACAGCATCCAAGCTACGAAAGTCCATATCTGAGCTAAAACAAATCCCAAATTcacacaaaacaaaaggaagaaaaagaaaatcttttCTTGGGGGGAGCGGGGTGTAGGAAGGCTTACCAGATCGAGATTGAAGAGCAGATTTATAACTCCTAGAGGCAGAAGACAAACGGGCACTCCAAGATTCAGCATCCATGGctatttcttgatttgctaAGCCAAAACAGTGACAATAATTGCAAGGGGTGGCAAAATATTAGCTGGTATTCTGCCACAAGAATCGAGCTGGGGTCTGATCCTGAAATGATCCCTTTGATTACTGATTCGggtgaagaaatagttgaagaTATACAAAGGGTCGGTGGTAGGGCTGTGAATTGTGAGGAGTGAGAAATCTGGTGCTGAGAGACAGAAGACAAGAGAAGAGAGAGCTTTGCTGGCTTTggcttttatatatatatatattttttcctttttctctttttgttggGTGCAGGTGAAATGAAAACATATGAAAATCCACCGAAAGGAAGGAAAGGCAGACCTTTTTTTGTCTTCCACAAACCCTTtcatattgttttttttttttttttttggtaattgaAGTGGTATTGTGCTATCAATAATATTACTaattatttcatttcaatttttatAAGTTCCAGAAAATATTGCTTGAAAATTGGTTAAATCATATTATTATATGAAATTATTATGTTAGACAGTTAGATAATTCATAATTGTCatctaaaaattttatttgatatTCTGCATAGTGCATACCCCTTGgatttttacttttttcttgtttttttcttaaaattggacgaaattttgattTTCAAAACAACATCCTGAGCGAGTCGGTCCAGcagtcttcaatttttttttttaaatatatttctcAAACCTGTGCAGAGTTGAAGAAAAGCTCAATATTTgtactattttttttcatttgatatTCAAAGAAATTAGCCGTGACGAAATGGCAATATAATTTACTGCCTTGTGAAAATGAATGCATGTCAATTTTTAGTCGTTGGCTGGCTGTGTTGGCCCAACCAATGGCTACTGTCTACGTTTTGACTGTCTGGACCTAGGCCACTCAATCAAGTCTAATGAGCCGGGCTTTCATAAGTTCAATCTCGACTCAtttaatttaaaatatttttgggctttAGACTATGAGTTTCGGGTTCATAAATGTAAAATCCAAACTTACATAATATTCGGGTTGTGAGCTTTAATTGGACTTAGTCCAAactcacttattactccttaatttttttaatataattactataactactaagttgtaaaactaatttaacatttacaagactataatattaaaattaaagatgaacaaataatagttcttaaaaagtatataaaccaaagctttttcaataatatttatatttaattcgtttaaaatgcatgaaaaatagtaataaaacatgcgatcataagtcaatacatctttaaaagttgaaactttttttataatcttgtgatttgAATCCAAACATGCTTGATAATTTGTGTttgtaaataaaaaagaaatcgACCAATATTATGCCAACACAAAATTTtattcaaccaataagaaaagttAGAGATTCAGTTATTCATCACTAATATTGGTTCTCAAGAAAGCTCATGGAAGAGTCTTTAtatgtatttttatattttgtaatatatatatatttagtatttaataataatatatttggatatataattatacataatatcaaaatataaatattatatatatagataaTTAAAGGATCGGACCTATGTCGGGTTTGAGCTTAATAGGGCCCAAACTCTGCTCATAATTAATTTGAGCTTAATTTTTAGATTCAAACTCAAATCGACTTACTAAAATGTCGGGCTCATCGGGCTTTTTGTCGGGCCgatcgagtcgaactcgagcttgTTCAGCCCCATTGACAATCCTATAACTGGACTGTCTAGGTTGGTTTAATCACTTGGTCCGACAGAATGATCACAAACAGGGAAGTATACTAGCAatgtaccatttttttttttgttgtaaatCTGTGCTAAAGAAATCGTTATTCATAAAGGGTCAAGAGACATTTTAATTGTTTGGATAgtaaaattattccaaatattaTTTCtcttgcatcataaatacatttttcaactcacctttttatattttcaatcatttttttatctcacatacatcacatcataaaaaatgttacagttattatttcaaataatacttatTCCAAAGAAcctaaattattattacatttttttgggtcagatatttgaattaattttccTTGTAGATAGTGTAAACGTTTATACAAGTTTAGATACATGACACATGAACGTGAAAGTAGTTCAAAATTGAACATAAATTATGTGTAATGCTTTTAATTAATATGCTTGTAAATAAATCTATAATGTacaaaaatttgatcaaaa containing:
- the LOC113727757 gene encoding protein DEHYDRATION-INDUCED 19 homolog 3-like isoform X1, yielding MDAESWSARLSSASRSYKSALQSRSGGTKWDGFDAELLMGFEEIEVADDDIREEYPCPFCSEYFDIVGLCCHIDDEHPIEARNGVCPVCAMRVGVDMVAHITLQHGNIFKMQRKRKSRKGGSHSTLSMLRRELREGNLQSLFGGSSCIVSSNSAAPDPLLSSFILPMAEDYGSHQSHSSTDTVTVKKSSSEVAAERKAQQPPLSIKDQEEKTKRSQFVQGLLLSTILDDNL
- the LOC113727757 gene encoding protein DEHYDRATION-INDUCED 19 homolog 3-like isoform X2, with translation MDAESWSARLSSASRSYKSALQSRSGGTKWDGFDAELLMGFEEIEVADDDIREEYPCPFCSEYFDIVGLCCHIDDEHPIEARNGVCPVCAMRVGVDMVAHITLQHGNIFKMQRKRKSRKGGSHSTLSMLRRELREGNLQSLFGGSSCIVSSNSAAPDPLLSSFILPMAEDYGSHQSHSSTDTVTVKKSSSEVAAERKL